In the genome of Xanthocytophaga agilis, one region contains:
- a CDS encoding GTP-binding protein, whose amino-acid sequence MQEVKKLPVTVLSGFLGAGKTTLLNHILYNRENLKVAVIVNDMSEVNIDAQTVQRENTLSRTEEKLVEMSNGCICCTLREDLIQEVEKLAKEGRFDYLLIESSGISEPLPVAQTFTFVDEQSGVNLSRFSQLDTLVTVVDAFNFARDYGSNETVTDRKLNETEDDHRPIVNLLTEQIEFANVIILNKEDLVTPQTLGELKAILQKLNPKARIIESQYGQVELKEILHTQLFTLEEAEISSAWQEELQKTHTPETEEYGISSFVFRSRLPFHPERFWNYLNMNWPANIIRSKGLFWLASRPSVALSWSQAGGSLQAETAGIWWASMPEAKREQHTAYQENKQLIEERWNSDFGDRINELVIIGQDIEEKIIKQELGLCLCTPFEVLQMYNGHKFTDHFPH is encoded by the coding sequence ATGCAAGAAGTTAAAAAATTGCCTGTTACTGTTCTCAGCGGCTTTTTGGGAGCAGGTAAAACTACTCTCCTGAATCATATTCTTTATAACAGAGAAAATCTGAAGGTGGCCGTTATTGTCAATGATATGAGTGAAGTCAACATTGATGCTCAGACTGTACAAAGAGAAAATACTTTATCCAGAACCGAAGAAAAACTGGTTGAAATGTCAAATGGCTGCATTTGTTGCACATTACGGGAAGACTTAATCCAGGAAGTAGAGAAACTTGCAAAAGAAGGAAGGTTTGATTATTTGCTTATTGAAAGCTCAGGAATCTCAGAACCACTGCCTGTTGCTCAAACCTTTACTTTTGTAGATGAACAATCAGGTGTTAATCTTTCCAGGTTTTCACAACTAGATACATTAGTCACAGTAGTGGATGCATTTAATTTTGCCAGAGACTATGGAAGCAATGAAACTGTTACAGACAGAAAACTAAATGAAACGGAAGATGACCATCGCCCAATCGTTAACTTACTCACAGAACAGATTGAATTTGCCAATGTTATTATCTTGAATAAAGAAGATTTGGTAACACCACAAACATTGGGTGAGCTAAAAGCTATTCTACAGAAGCTTAATCCCAAAGCCCGTATTATTGAATCACAGTATGGACAGGTTGAGTTAAAAGAGATTCTTCATACTCAACTTTTTACATTGGAAGAAGCTGAAATTTCGTCAGCATGGCAGGAAGAGTTACAAAAAACGCATACACCAGAAACCGAAGAGTATGGTATTAGCTCTTTTGTATTCCGATCCCGACTGCCATTCCACCCTGAAAGATTCTGGAACTACTTAAATATGAACTGGCCTGCCAATATTATTCGTAGTAAAGGTCTATTCTGGCTGGCCTCTCGTCCCAGTGTAGCACTAAGCTGGAGCCAGGCAGGCGGATCCTTACAAGCGGAAACTGCGGGTATATGGTGGGCATCTATGCCGGAAGCGAAAAGAGAACAACATACAGCATATCAGGAAAACAAGCAACTAATAGAGGAACGGTGGAATAGTGACTTTGGTGATCGTATAAATGAACTGGTAATTATTGGTCAGGATATAGAAGAAAAAATCATCAAGCAGGAACTTGGTTTGTGCCTATGTACTCCATTTGAAGTTCTACAGATGTATAATGGTCATAAATTCACCGATCATTTCCCGCATTAG